The segment TAGGGGCGAAGCGAATGAGTGCCGCTCCACGGCCTGCTACGGCAGAACGGCGCCCCCACCGGAAGATCCCGGCGGGGGCGCCGTCGTTCGGCGCCTTTCCGGAAGGAGCTATTTCCGCCGCCGTCCCATCATCCAGCCGCGATGGATGGAGCGCGGCTCCTCCACGGTCACGAAGGCGTGCGGGTCCCAGATCCCCACCTGCTCGAAGGCCACGGGGAGGTCGCGGCGCCGCAGCACGGCGTAGACCACCTCCACCGTCCCCTCCCGGCCGAACCCGGCGAACTCCGTCACGCCGAAGCCGCGCTCCCGTAGCGCCTCAGCGATCTCTACCCCGCCGTGCTGCGACATCACGCGCACGGTGGCCAGCCCCAGCGCCATCTTCTCCTCGATCGTGAGCCCCACCACCGACCCCATGGCGAACCCCGCGGCGTACCCCATCAGGTGCAGCGGCGACCCCAGGTGCTGGATGGCGTTCCCCACCGCGAAGATCCAGACGAGCACCTCGAAGAAGCCGATCAGGGGCACCACGTGCTTCTGCCCCCGGACCGAAAGAAGCATCCGCATCGTGGCGAGCGAGACATCCACAATGCGGAGCG is part of the Longimicrobiaceae bacterium genome and harbors:
- a CDS encoding DUF2179 domain-containing protein — translated: MDALFASAWGPLVIFSLRIVDVSLATMRMLLSVRGQKHVVPLIGFFEVLVWIFAVGNAIQHLGSPLHLMGYAAGFAMGSVVGLTIEEKMALGLATVRVMSQHGGVEIAEALRERGFGVTEFAGFGREGTVEVVYAVLRRRDLPVAFEQVGIWDPHAFVTVEEPRSIHRGWMMGRRRK